From one Gracilibacillus salinarum genomic stretch:
- a CDS encoding pectinesterase family protein produces MKKGLIILLILLLVFPSMPVQTTAESTKAEKSEEQLTPAFPGAEGGGKYTTGGRGGDVYYVTNLNDSGPGSLREGVSRDNTTIIFQVGGTIDLESTLKLTGENLTIAGQTAPGEGISLVGHNVTIEADNIIIRYLRFRLGDKNLAEADALSGRYHENIIIDHSSFSWSVDEVLSLYANLHTTVQYSIISESMLMTAHHKGRHGYGGIQGGYNASFHHNLFAHNFSRNPRFPGTEPALPDGLVDHVDFQNNVIYNWGLFSSYGGENGQNNITDNYYKPGVNTYDSSRQLIFADMDPHSNWYLNGNYMDGSSEVTADNWKGVRSYTDVNVSDSPKEMENPLPDQSATDAYQDVLANSGATLPRRDAIDARIVNEVENGTGHFINSQNEVGGYPDFAEVESDIADEDQDGMPDQWEEEHSLDATDPADRNDDTDGDGYTNLEDYLNSIAANGSANPTVSIQSPTMNTIHETGSDITIEANASDSDGAVETVVFYQGSEKLGEDSTAPYTYQWSDLPEGTHHLTAKAIDDTGTSTDSSNVVIHVNTNEDISPWASTDIGNPGIAGHTEIEDEEIIVKSSGDVAGSADHFHYAYQELTGNGEIVAKVEEITGTDNEAEAGVMIREDLTESSPMLTTAISYVKGGKAAKTLTRFENGADLNAITSDIAVDTPYWVKITRIGDQFTSSISADGESWTKLGTETLAVDDTVYFGLMADAAKPDDHFEKLNRSRFSHVSLQQLSSAIPDTPKNIEANAGDKQVMLSWDQVDGAAQYKVKQSTVPGGPYQTVTETEDTNYTVSDLTAGKEYYFVISASNEDGESFPSQEVSAVPTGDLETIYYLDDDFEEQTINQAPADYTVGPDPQVDINRTIVAEVPEDSTGNSSAKAMKLHDEGGTNVTFAKKFAPQKGTVVVEMDFMQPSMAGTSRFFSLQNEDGDKTAVSLELRKPAGEEEYTFVYSKSGAYTKLTDRPEDNEWYHFKIVANAVTSTADIYINDQLVAEDIAFSDDLSEEGIARIASATPGSGGGHIYFDNIQVFVEPVEAPEGLDAIVGDTKVQLNWQVTDGATSYNVKRSETSGGEYTTIAEDITDTSFTDSELINGKSYYYVIASNSENGESANSEEIEVTPTANPEVPPAPESVTVQPRNTQVNISWEAVEHATSYVIKRATNQAGPYDTVAEDYTKTSYTNSGLTNGTTYYYVIAAKHVGGESLNSEQQEVTPVAALTTPAELKAEAGNEEITLNWEEVEGASEYEVQRAEDNDGPFEKVTNVTEPSYTDQDLLNGKPYFYRVTAKNDDTVSLMSEVVVNKPKADDGTPSAPVGIEISNPDDGKLQLSWQAVESADGYVVKRRTTTDEPFETIAEDVTDPVFVDEDLSAGTDYYYLVHAVNDQGQGYSSEQIKGTAAEVITVAKDGSGDYETVQAAIDAVPDNNETRTVINVKSGEYREKIVISREKSKISLIGKGEQPEDTVLIYDDNAKTIGPDGNEIGTSDSYSMLAQGDDFVAENVTIENDSGNDTSQALALSARGDRQVYRNVRLIGWQDTLLATDDVRQYYVDSYISGDVDFIFGDATAVFDRSVIHSRDSGYVTAASTQEGKTGYVFYNSKLTAAEGLEDAVELGRPWRPFSNVVYINTWMDNHIKPNGWNNWGDPANEETARYSEFASSGPGGDPEPRYSWSKQLTAEEAAAYTPEKVLAGEDDWNPVEHKTLFNSNAGLAGISIDEEALSAFDPTQLEYEVTVAEGTTDIPNVTADAASEQSSVSVKEAADMSEQTLIEVVAEDGITQTYSLSFVTAEEEDADDSTDENTDESNDEEENGSDATTNTDNEEESSPDEEDVTTSTDSDQNEADGELPNTFNGFYNFLLTGLLLLIAGSVLVTTRKRK; encoded by the coding sequence ATGAAAAAAGGATTAATCATCTTACTTATCCTTTTACTTGTATTTCCATCGATGCCAGTGCAAACAACTGCCGAGAGTACAAAAGCCGAGAAGAGTGAAGAACAATTGACACCAGCTTTTCCAGGAGCTGAAGGCGGTGGGAAATATACGACTGGTGGACGTGGCGGAGATGTGTATTATGTCACGAATTTAAATGATTCCGGACCAGGTTCATTACGTGAAGGTGTTTCGCGAGATAATACCACGATTATCTTTCAAGTCGGTGGAACCATCGATTTGGAGTCCACGTTAAAGCTGACTGGGGAAAATCTAACGATCGCAGGACAGACTGCTCCAGGAGAAGGGATTAGTTTAGTGGGCCATAACGTAACAATCGAAGCAGACAATATTATTATTCGTTATTTGAGATTTCGCCTTGGTGATAAGAATCTTGCTGAAGCAGATGCTTTAAGTGGCCGTTATCATGAGAATATCATCATTGATCACAGTTCTTTCAGCTGGTCGGTGGATGAAGTACTTTCTCTGTATGCAAATCTGCATACGACTGTACAATACTCGATTATTTCGGAAAGTATGTTAATGACAGCACACCATAAGGGTCGCCATGGCTATGGTGGGATTCAGGGCGGCTATAATGCGTCCTTTCATCACAACCTTTTTGCGCATAATTTTAGTCGTAACCCACGCTTTCCAGGTACAGAGCCAGCATTACCGGATGGTCTGGTAGATCATGTCGATTTTCAAAATAATGTGATTTATAACTGGGGATTATTCTCTTCCTATGGCGGTGAGAATGGACAAAATAATATTACGGATAACTATTACAAACCAGGTGTTAATACGTATGACAGCTCACGACAATTAATATTCGCTGATATGGATCCGCACAGTAATTGGTACTTGAACGGGAATTATATGGATGGGTCTTCTGAAGTAACAGCGGATAACTGGAAAGGGGTCCGATCATATACGGATGTCAATGTTTCCGATTCGCCAAAAGAAATGGAAAACCCATTGCCAGACCAAAGTGCCACGGACGCTTACCAGGATGTGTTAGCAAATAGTGGCGCGACATTGCCACGTCGTGATGCGATCGATGCAAGGATCGTTAATGAAGTCGAGAACGGAACAGGTCATTTTATTAATTCACAGAATGAAGTCGGTGGTTATCCCGATTTTGCCGAAGTGGAATCAGATATAGCAGATGAGGATCAAGATGGTATGCCAGATCAATGGGAGGAAGAGCATAGTCTGGATGCAACAGATCCGGCCGATCGAAATGATGATACAGATGGAGATGGCTATACGAATCTCGAAGACTATTTAAATAGCATTGCAGCAAACGGGTCAGCGAATCCAACTGTATCGATTCAGTCACCGACAATGAATACCATCCATGAAACAGGATCAGATATTACAATAGAAGCGAATGCATCTGACAGTGATGGTGCGGTGGAAACGGTCGTCTTCTATCAAGGAAGTGAGAAGCTTGGTGAAGATAGTACTGCACCGTATACGTATCAGTGGAGTGACCTGCCTGAAGGGACTCACCATCTTACTGCAAAAGCGATCGATGACACCGGCACGTCAACAGACTCTAGTAATGTTGTCATTCATGTCAATACCAACGAAGATATATCGCCATGGGCAAGCACGGATATTGGTAATCCGGGAATTGCTGGTCATACGGAAATCGAAGACGAAGAAATCATCGTTAAATCGAGTGGCGATGTGGCAGGATCAGCAGATCATTTCCACTATGCCTATCAGGAGTTGACTGGAAATGGTGAGATAGTTGCCAAAGTAGAAGAAATAACCGGTACAGACAATGAAGCAGAAGCTGGTGTAATGATAAGAGAGGACTTAACGGAATCCTCACCTATGCTAACAACAGCAATATCGTATGTGAAAGGTGGAAAAGCTGCAAAAACATTAACCCGTTTCGAAAATGGTGCAGATCTAAATGCCATAACAAGTGATATTGCAGTAGATACACCATATTGGGTGAAAATTACTCGGATCGGTGATCAGTTCACAAGTTCGATATCGGCTGATGGTGAATCATGGACAAAGCTGGGTACAGAAACATTGGCAGTAGACGATACAGTCTATTTTGGTTTAATGGCAGATGCAGCCAAGCCGGATGACCATTTTGAGAAGTTGAACAGATCCCGTTTCTCTCATGTGTCACTGCAACAATTATCAAGTGCCATTCCTGATACACCAAAAAACATTGAAGCAAATGCCGGTGATAAACAAGTGATGTTGAGCTGGGATCAAGTTGATGGTGCTGCTCAATACAAGGTGAAACAATCGACAGTTCCGGGAGGTCCTTATCAAACAGTTACGGAAACCGAAGATACTAATTACACGGTGTCAGATCTCACGGCAGGCAAAGAATATTACTTTGTGATCAGTGCGAGTAATGAGGACGGCGAGAGTTTCCCTTCTCAAGAAGTAAGTGCTGTTCCAACAGGAGATCTTGAGACCATATATTATTTAGATGATGATTTTGAAGAACAAACAATAAATCAGGCACCGGCAGATTATACCGTTGGACCGGATCCGCAAGTCGATATTAACCGAACAATTGTAGCAGAGGTGCCAGAAGATTCGACAGGAAACAGCTCAGCAAAAGCAATGAAACTCCATGATGAAGGTGGAACAAACGTAACCTTTGCCAAAAAATTTGCGCCACAAAAAGGTACAGTTGTTGTGGAGATGGACTTTATGCAGCCGAGTATGGCAGGTACTTCCCGATTCTTCAGCTTGCAAAATGAAGACGGAGATAAAACGGCTGTTTCACTGGAATTACGCAAGCCGGCAGGAGAAGAGGAATATACCTTTGTTTATTCAAAAAGTGGTGCTTATACGAAATTGACGGATCGCCCGGAAGATAACGAGTGGTACCATTTTAAAATAGTTGCAAATGCAGTAACGTCGACAGCTGATATTTATATTAATGATCAACTGGTGGCAGAGGATATTGCCTTTTCCGATGATTTATCTGAAGAAGGAATTGCCCGGATTGCATCGGCAACGCCTGGTAGTGGTGGCGGACACATTTATTTTGATAATATCCAGGTTTTTGTTGAACCAGTAGAGGCGCCGGAAGGATTGGACGCCATTGTAGGTGATACGAAAGTGCAACTCAATTGGCAGGTAACCGATGGGGCTACTTCCTATAATGTCAAACGAAGTGAAACAAGTGGTGGAGAGTACACGACGATAGCAGAAGACATTACTGATACTTCATTTACAGATTCTGAGCTGATTAATGGAAAATCGTATTATTACGTGATTGCAAGTAATAGTGAGAATGGGGAGAGTGCTAATTCGGAGGAAATAGAAGTGACACCAACGGCGAATCCAGAAGTACCCCCTGCACCAGAAAGTGTTACAGTACAGCCAAGGAATACCCAGGTAAATATTAGCTGGGAAGCGGTAGAACATGCCACCTCTTATGTAATTAAACGTGCAACGAATCAGGCTGGTCCGTATGATACCGTAGCAGAGGATTATACCAAAACCTCCTACACGAATAGTGGATTAACGAATGGTACGACCTACTATTATGTGATTGCTGCGAAACATGTGGGAGGAGAAAGCTTGAATTCTGAACAGCAGGAAGTAACCCCTGTTGCGGCGCTTACAACGCCTGCTGAGCTAAAAGCGGAAGCTGGCAATGAAGAGATAACACTTAACTGGGAGGAAGTGGAAGGTGCTTCAGAATATGAGGTACAGCGTGCGGAAGACAATGATGGTCCTTTTGAGAAGGTTACGAATGTGACTGAGCCATCCTATACGGATCAAGATCTTCTGAATGGTAAACCGTATTTCTATAGGGTTACAGCTAAAAATGATGACACCGTAAGCTTAATGAGTGAAGTGGTGGTCAACAAACCTAAAGCAGATGATGGAACACCATCTGCGCCTGTCGGAATTGAAATAAGTAATCCGGATGATGGCAAACTTCAATTATCATGGCAAGCTGTAGAGAGCGCAGATGGATATGTGGTAAAACGCCGAACGACTACCGACGAACCGTTTGAAACAATAGCAGAAGATGTCACCGATCCTGTTTTTGTCGATGAAGATCTTTCTGCAGGTACCGATTATTACTATCTTGTGCATGCTGTCAATGATCAAGGGCAAGGCTACTCATCCGAACAAATTAAAGGTACCGCAGCCGAAGTAATAACAGTGGCGAAGGATGGATCTGGGGACTATGAAACCGTGCAAGCTGCAATTGATGCGGTTCCAGATAATAATGAAACAAGAACTGTTATCAATGTAAAGAGTGGCGAGTATCGTGAGAAAATTGTTATTTCCAGAGAGAAATCAAAAATTAGTCTAATCGGTAAAGGAGAACAACCAGAAGATACAGTGTTAATATATGATGACAATGCCAAAACAATTGGCCCGGATGGAAATGAAATTGGAACTTCTGACAGCTACAGTATGCTTGCACAAGGTGATGATTTTGTCGCTGAAAACGTAACAATTGAAAATGATTCAGGTAACGACACGTCACAAGCGCTTGCTCTATCAGCGAGAGGAGATCGTCAGGTGTATCGGAATGTGAGATTGATTGGTTGGCAGGATACACTTTTAGCGACAGATGATGTAAGACAATATTATGTAGACAGTTATATTTCCGGAGATGTTGACTTTATCTTCGGCGATGCGACTGCTGTTTTTGATCGATCTGTGATTCATAGCAGAGACTCTGGTTATGTGACAGCCGCATCAACACAGGAAGGCAAAACCGGCTACGTTTTCTATAATAGTAAACTAACCGCAGCAGAAGGACTGGAGGATGCAGTAGAGCTTGGCAGACCGTGGCGCCCTTTTTCCAACGTTGTCTATATCAATACGTGGATGGATAATCATATAAAACCGAACGGCTGGAACAATTGGGGAGATCCGGCAAACGAAGAGACTGCGAGATATTCGGAATTTGCCAGCAGTGGGCCAGGAGGAGATCCCGAACCGCGATATTCATGGTCTAAACAGCTAACGGCAGAGGAGGCAGCTGCCTATACTCCGGAAAAAGTGCTGGCAGGTGAGGATGATTGGAATCCGGTAGAACATAAGACCCTTTTCAATAGTAATGCAGGATTAGCTGGTATTTCGATTGACGAGGAAGCATTGTCAGCATTTGACCCGACGCAGCTGGAATATGAGGTGACAGTAGCGGAAGGAACAACAGATATTCCGAATGTGACAGCTGATGCAGCAAGTGAACAAAGCAGCGTCAGCGTTAAGGAAGCGGCGGATATGTCAGAGCAAACCTTGATTGAAGTAGTAGCCGAGGATGGTATTACGCAAACCTATTCATTATCATTCGTTACTGCTGAGGAAGAGGATGCAGATGATTCCACGGATGAAAATACAGATGAATCCAATGATGAAGAGGAAAATGGATCTGATGCTACTACTAATACCGACAATGAAGAAGAGTCATCTCCAGATGAAGAAGATGTAACTACCAGCACTGATTCTGATCAGAACGAAGCAGATGGCGAGTTGCCAAATACATTTAATGGCTTTTATAACTTTTTGTTAACAGGGTTGCTACTTCTGATTGCTGGAAGTGTTCTAGTGACTACTAGAAAAAGGAAGTGA
- a CDS encoding helix-turn-helix domain-containing protein, with product MFKSQSSLILTDHTILTIALSHGFQNVSAYNQLFKKIYRKTPTEFRRIHRH from the coding sequence TTGTTTAAAAGCCAATCATCCCTGATATTGACTGATCATACGATTTTAACCATTGCGTTGAGTCATGGATTTCAGAATGTATCCGCCTATAATCAATTATTTAAAAAGATTTATCGTAAAACGCCGACGGAATTTCGCAGAATCCATCGTCACTAA
- a CDS encoding deoxynucleoside kinase, with protein MKQQDKGFYQECLKGLKDNTEGETWNMITIDGVVGVGKSTLMDIVVNEFGYTPFEEPVVNNPILDKFYYDRERYSFPLQVFFLNERFRHIKNASQLNKAVLDRSIYGDVIFAKMLKDSGDMSEEEFNIYKDLFGNMIEHCQPPALMIYLEASTDEAVRRITKRGRQYELDTEIAYWERLNKEYRHYFDEYNISSVLKINVDDLDFENNLDDRETVVELIRQELVKLELVDTSN; from the coding sequence TTGAAACAACAAGACAAGGGGTTTTATCAAGAATGCCTGAAAGGGCTAAAAGACAACACTGAAGGAGAGACATGGAACATGATTACAATAGATGGTGTAGTAGGGGTTGGAAAAAGTACCTTAATGGACATCGTTGTTAATGAATTTGGCTATACGCCATTTGAAGAACCGGTAGTAAACAATCCCATTCTGGACAAGTTTTATTATGATCGCGAGCGTTACAGCTTCCCGCTGCAAGTATTCTTTTTGAATGAACGATTCCGTCATATAAAAAATGCAAGCCAATTAAATAAAGCAGTACTGGATCGCAGCATTTATGGTGATGTGATTTTTGCCAAGATGTTGAAAGATTCTGGCGATATGTCAGAGGAAGAGTTTAACATATATAAAGATTTGTTTGGGAATATGATCGAACACTGTCAGCCACCTGCCTTAATGATTTATCTGGAGGCTTCGACAGATGAAGCTGTTCGTCGAATCACAAAGCGTGGTAGACAATATGAACTGGATACAGAAATTGCATATTGGGAGCGGCTGAATAAAGAATATCGTCATTATTTTGATGAGTATAATATCTCTTCGGTTCTTAAGATAAATGTTGATGATCTGGATTTTGAAAATAACTTGGACGATCGGGAAACTGTCGTAGAATTAATCCGACAAGAGCTAGTAAAGTTGGAATTAGTAGACACATCGAACTAA
- a CDS encoding MerR family transcriptional regulator, whose amino-acid sequence MKNQFLIGELAKLFQIPTSTLRYYDEIGIFQPKHKDPDSMYRYYTVDQFIVLDTIIFLKNQGFSIKDIKQHLEHRKPESIKKLLENKLDEVKKEMERLNQVSAKINHKISTIDTGLSLAANPVLEFKWFPARTISFIYNDSPINLQEDFNSLYVRDLEEISTSGIGYEGYFTGDFGNIVDLQSLYQDREVKYRAVFEVLPDDKYGHRIKLSKLNEGTYACYPHCGPYETIKSTYLYVLAELEKGDYHITGDPLEIIMLDESIIQDEQSYVTWIQIPITKSS is encoded by the coding sequence ATGAAAAATCAATTCCTTATTGGTGAACTTGCGAAGTTATTTCAGATCCCCACTTCTACTCTTCGGTATTATGATGAGATCGGTATTTTTCAACCAAAACACAAAGACCCCGACAGTATGTACCGCTATTACACCGTTGATCAATTTATCGTATTAGACACCATCATCTTTTTAAAAAATCAAGGTTTTTCTATCAAAGATATAAAACAGCATCTGGAGCATAGAAAACCGGAAAGCATTAAAAAATTATTAGAAAATAAACTGGATGAAGTCAAGAAGGAGATGGAGCGGTTAAATCAGGTATCCGCAAAAATCAACCATAAGATTTCTACCATTGATACCGGACTTTCTCTGGCTGCTAATCCTGTTTTAGAATTTAAGTGGTTCCCGGCAAGAACGATCTCATTTATCTATAATGATTCACCAATCAATTTACAAGAAGATTTCAATTCACTGTATGTAAGAGACTTAGAAGAGATTTCTACATCTGGTATCGGATATGAAGGCTATTTTACCGGCGATTTTGGTAACATTGTTGACTTACAAAGTCTTTATCAGGACAGAGAAGTTAAATATCGCGCAGTATTTGAAGTGCTTCCTGATGATAAGTATGGACACCGGATAAAACTATCCAAACTGAATGAAGGTACATATGCCTGCTATCCTCATTGTGGACCGTATGAAACCATTAAATCCACTTATTTATACGTGTTAGCAGAACTGGAGAAAGGTGACTACCACATTACGGGTGATCCTCTCGAAATCATTATGCTAGATGAATCGATCATCCAGGATGAACAATCATATGTTACTTGGATACAAATCCCAATAACTAAATCTTCTTGA
- a CDS encoding MATE family efflux transporter, producing the protein MHTTHAHLKNQPVKKVFFAYFFPSILGMMLMSANILIDGIFVGNGVGPEGIAGVNLAMPVFSLLFSIALWIGVGAGTMYSINIGSEAKDKASSIFSLAVISTLVLLFFIGLIGYLNVEKIALLLGANHDTLSYTTDYLTILFLFGWLIAIQELISIFVRNDGSPKLSMIALGVTAVVNILLNYVMIFVLDLAVFGAALATVLASVVGLLVLCLHFLKATTLRKITFQWWSWRLLGRIFTVGFPSFLAEAGTMVFVAGYNLAIVHLLGTTGVAAFSVINYLHGFMFLSFFGIELALQPMISYYYGANEKNRIEESLKLGEKAAFTLGGVLLVIGLFAAPVLVSFFGLESEEVRTLAVQGIRLFFIGYLFIGFNFVYMTYFQSIGQIKSSMTIALLRGFVILILLLWILPKIIGVAGVWLALPFAELIVALLIILFARKHVIRVRTAK; encoded by the coding sequence ATGCACACTACACACGCTCATTTAAAAAATCAACCTGTGAAAAAGGTTTTTTTCGCATATTTCTTTCCGTCCATATTAGGTATGATGCTGATGTCAGCCAATATATTAATCGACGGAATATTCGTTGGTAACGGGGTCGGCCCAGAGGGAATTGCAGGGGTAAACCTGGCAATGCCGGTCTTCTCGCTATTATTTTCTATCGCCCTTTGGATCGGTGTCGGTGCTGGTACCATGTACTCGATCAACATCGGCAGCGAAGCAAAGGATAAAGCAAGCAGTATTTTTTCACTTGCAGTAATCAGTACATTGGTGCTGCTATTTTTTATTGGTCTAATTGGATACTTGAATGTTGAAAAAATTGCGCTTCTACTCGGAGCTAATCATGATACTTTATCTTACACAACGGACTATTTAACTATTCTGTTTCTATTCGGTTGGCTGATCGCTATACAGGAGCTGATTAGTATCTTTGTTCGAAATGATGGCAGTCCAAAATTATCAATGATTGCACTTGGTGTTACTGCCGTAGTAAATATCTTGCTGAATTACGTGATGATATTTGTATTAGATTTAGCGGTGTTTGGTGCTGCGCTAGCTACCGTCTTAGCCAGCGTCGTTGGTTTACTCGTTCTCTGCCTTCACTTCCTTAAAGCTACCACCTTGCGGAAAATAACTTTCCAATGGTGGTCATGGCGCTTGCTTGGTCGCATTTTCACAGTTGGATTTCCTAGTTTTCTCGCCGAAGCAGGTACGATGGTATTTGTAGCAGGTTATAATTTGGCGATCGTCCATTTATTAGGCACGACAGGTGTAGCGGCATTTTCTGTCATTAACTATTTACACGGTTTTATGTTCTTGTCATTTTTCGGCATTGAGTTAGCACTACAGCCAATGATCAGTTACTACTATGGAGCAAATGAAAAGAATCGTATAGAGGAAAGTTTGAAACTTGGTGAAAAAGCAGCTTTTACTTTAGGAGGCGTTCTTCTTGTTATCGGTTTGTTTGCTGCACCGGTACTCGTCTCTTTCTTCGGACTGGAGTCAGAAGAAGTACGCACATTGGCTGTTCAGGGAATCAGATTGTTTTTCATAGGCTATCTTTTTATTGGTTTCAATTTTGTCTATATGACCTACTTTCAATCAATTGGTCAAATTAAATCATCAATGACCATTGCGCTATTGAGAGGCTTTGTTATTCTGATACTTCTGTTATGGATTCTGCCGAAGATAATCGGTGTTGCTGGTGTCTGGTTGGCATTACCATTTGCAGAATTGATCGTAGCATTGCTGATTATTCTCTTTGCCAGGAAGCATGTGATAAGGGTGCGAACTGCAAAATAA